The sequence GGCAAAGAGCAGATGCTTAAAACACACTTAGCTCTCTTTTCCCACCGGTTGCTTATCCCTGACAGGAACAGCCTGTCTGGAATTCTGTACCCATCCCCGGTCAAACCACCCTTTCCTCTTTGCTTCCCTCCACCTTCACAGGGCTGTGGGGCAGATTTAGTGAGACCATGGACAAAAGCACTCAGAAAGAGCCTGGCCAGCATGCCAGAAATGGTAGCTTAGACTGGCCACGCCACTTCTCCCCTCCCGATGCTTGTTTCCCCGTCTTTAAAATGAGGTTGACTGGCTCAGACAATCTTCCGAGACACCCTCCAGCCCAGAGCTCAATGACTTTAGAAGGCAGGATAGATGGCAATGATTCACCCTTTCCAGCGGAGGAAACGAGGTCCAGAAAGTAGAAGCAACCTGGGGCCACACACTGGTTCCTATGGTCACCCTTGGCCCAGGCCTTGGATCACCTTTCTCCTCTGCTAAGGGGCACAGTGATCAGACTCCCAGTTTCCaggtaaggaagctgaggctcacaAGGGAAAGTGCCTCAACTCACTGCCAGTTGGCTCAAGAGCAGGGTCTGGGCCCTGGGTCCCCAGACTCCTATTAAGAAGATGGAGAGTGGGGAACAGGATCACCTGGAGCACCACAGAGATGGTCTTCTCGCCGGCCTTGGCTGCCCGCCATTTCCGGTAAGTGTCCGCCTTGAGCAGGTTTTCTGCACAGTGAGTCTGGAGATAAGAGTGGGAACGGGAAAGTTAGGGTACAGAGATGAGGGCTAGGGCCCCAGCCCTCAGATTATTCCTCGGAGTCCTCCCAAGTCCCCTGAGACCCCCCCCCACATTTAAGTTTCCCCGttaatgccccccccccccccccccccccccgccttgaGTCTCCTACAGCATCTTGCCCTGGAAGGTCGCCTCTGGGCTCTCCAAGGAAGCTCCCctattcctccttttctctccgGAAGTCCCACAGACGCCCAGATGTCCCTCTACTCCATATCTCCTCCAGAATTCCCTAGAGCCCCCTGGAAATTCCCCCGTGACCCTTCTCAGACTTCCATGAAGTTCCCTTTTACGCTCCAAAACTTCTTATAGAGCGCCCCCGCAAGAATTCCCTTACGTCATCCAACCTCCCCCACGCCAGTCCCTCACCGAGTCCTGGCTACTGCAGGACACCACATGGCGGAGGCGGATCTCCGGCATGTCAACGTCGTGGGCTCCGCCAGGACCGAAGGATGAAGTAGGGTcggggtttggggggcggggagCCGCCGCTCCCTGCGCGGGCTTAAGTGCGCAAGCGCGCGAGGCTTGGGCCTTTCAAACCGCGGCGCGCCCGCGCTCGCGTCGACACCGCGCAGGCCCAGTCGCGCCTCTCCGGAGCAAGGCGCCGAGTCCCCTAGCAACCGGCGTTTCCTCTAGCCCCGCCTCTCATTGGCCCCGCCACTCTCTAGCCCCGCTCCCGGTGACGTAAACACCCTGCTTTCTGGGCGCCTAGCAACAGGAGCGGCCCCCCACGATTGGGCCCTAGAAAAAATTCGCCATTCTCATTGGACGACGTAGTCACCGCCCAAACCGAAGCCTAGAAAGCAAGAGGACAGCAAACCTGAGTCTTTTCTCTGGGATCCTGGAACCTATGGCAATAGGACCCCCTCCACCGGTTCCTGCGGCTACACTCTTCCCCGCTACCCCACAACCTCACTCACACGAAAAAACCCTCTGATCTCTCTCAGGGTTATGCCTGAGGCCAAGAGAGAgtgggtcaaagacctaaataaaacacaaagcatGCTCCCaaaccagacacacacacccagtctagagtgcttccacccatgcctcagtttcccaatgtgACCTGTGGGCATCTGTCTCCTACTACGCCCCGCCCCTGCCCGTTGACAGGCACCCCTCTGTTCGGTCTCCGTGAGACCCAGGGATGCAGCCCCAGGCGGGGTCCAGCACAAACACAGAAGAGGGAGTATGAAGCCAAGAACccggagaaggaaagggagacgAGGCTCTGGGCCCCCGCAGAACGAGCCCGGACGTGCTGGGCGCTCCCAGGTAGGGCCCCACCCACGCTGGGCGCTTTCTTGGGAAGAGACAAGGGACGGGATCTCAGTCCTTGCAGCTGCTCTACACCTACAAGAAATCAAGTTACCTGACTCTGACCTTGGGCGTCAGGccaggaaaaaaaggaggggcgGTGAGAATGTGAGAAAACTGGAAAGTGACCTTCTGGGTCCTGATGGAAGAGAGGGCTGGAGGCCCAGACTCCTGGGGTCCCTATGGAAGAGGGGTTGAGCACAAGAGGCCTACGTCCCTTTCAGATTCTGGTTCCACTTCCCAAACCCAGAGCCGCAGAGGCCTGCCCTGAGATCTTACCTCAGCTGTTTCTCACCCCAGGGTGAAGGTGGGTCCAGACCCGCCCCTCCTTAGCTTCCTATAAGGGCTGGGACCCGGGACAACAGGTTCTCACACCATGAAGCCCTCTACCTTCCTCCTGGCCTCCGCGCTGCTCTGCACCCTGCTGGGTCTCGGTAAGTgactgggggcctggactcctggacCCTCAGGAAAGAGAGGACTAGGAGAGAGCATTCAGCAAGGTCCTCAAGGGGAAAAGAGGAGGTGTCGTGGGAATTCAGATTCATGGCGAAGGCAGAGGCTCAAGGAAGAGAAAGCCTGGGGCCCCAGAAGAGGACTAGCTCAAAAGGACTAGCCCCATCACTTGATGGGGTCCCTGAGAAAGGAGGGGACTCAGGGCCTCTGAATTCTCTGTCCTCCATGCAGGGTCTCAAAATAAGACATCTGAATTCTAGAAAATCCTAAGAGAGCGTGACTCGAAagggaaatcttaaaaaaaaaaaaaacaaaaaaaaacggAGATGAGGAGAGATTTCCTTTCTCCTTGGACTTTGGGGAGTTCAGGCCCCCGCAGACGCTCCTCCCTTAGAAGCAGGAATTCGAGCAAGCCCCACTTTCCCCAGGACCCAGGTGTCTGGGCCCCCAGTTGCCTCCTCTCTCAGGACCAAGGAGTACATGCCCTCAGCCCTCCTGGTCCTCGCTCTCCCGTCTTGATCTGGGATGCGCACCCCAGCCTCAGGTACCCCTGCCTGAGCTCCTACTGTCTACGAGAGCTGTGTGCGGTATCTACAAGGCGGAGGGCCCCACGTCCAAGAACCAGCTGGACATGAAGCTTCACAAAAGTCCACGGAAACTTCGCCAGGACCACTCCCTGTCCCTGAGCTTTCTCAGAGGACCTTAGCGTCCAAAGTCCCCAGCCTTGTAATTAGGTAAACAGGCTTCCTGGCGGAGTCGCTTCCCGCCCCTGGAAGCAGCTTTGCTGGCATCACCACCTCGTCCCTGTCAGAGCTCGGGACAGTCTCCTGGACAGCGGTCAATGCCCGCCCATGAACAGTCAGGGAGACACCCGTCCCTCTTCCGTCAGGACCCAAAAGCCAGgcccccctgcccccatctcccTCTGGACTCTGCAGTCAATGTtgtggtccccagaccacacTACCCATGCGTTCAGCCCCGCCCTCTTCACTGCAGGGTGCCCGCTAAGCTGTGAGATGTGCAGGGGCTCCGGGCCCACGTGCAGCGGAAAAATCAAGACTTGCGAGGCGGGCAAGGATGCCTGCGTGATCGTCGTGGGGGAGTCCAGCACAAGTAGGTCCTCGCGGCATGGCGCCAGACCCTGGGAGGGGGCGCGCCCTCAGGGTGGAAGATACCACCACGcggagcgggggggggggggggggggggggtcgtcACGGTCCCGTGGTGGGCGGGCACAGTAGAGAGAAAGACTAcctggaggaggatggagggaagtGAATTTAATGGGAAGACAGATACCATTGTTGTCAGGGATTTCAGAAAACGAGACCCTCCGAAAGAGAAGATGGGAGGGCAGATATGGAGACTTTCTTAGGCGGGAGGGGTGAGGGAAGGACACGGGGGAACAGAGAAATAGAGGGGAAGAATCTAATAGGCATAGAGGAAGGGGAGcggggcagaggggaggaagagacTGGGGTAGGCTGGGAGGAATGTGATCAGGTTGACCACTCTGGGCGGGCAGGAGGAATCCACCACAGGTGGAAGCGTGGGTAGTGCGGGCTGGAAGGAACCATTCCTgacaggaggaggagagatgaTATTGGGGTAGGGGGAGACACATAGAAGGGAGCACAGCAGACAGGAGAGGGAAGATAATCCCAAAGTATGGAGAAGTATGGAGCAAGCCATCGTAAAGAGTAGAGACGGGGCAGGGGGAGGCCGGTGAGTAAAATGGGAGAAGAGGGGCATAACTTAAATGGAAGAGATCATCCCAGACCCGAGAAAGGATGACGGGGAAGGGGAGCAATGGAAGAGACCACGGGGTTGGAGGTGTTCATTCGAAGCTGAAGGAGACCATTAGTCACAGGAGGAGAGATGATGGGGCATGGCGCCGGGAAGAAGGCTGTGACAGGAGATGAAGGGAAACCTTGAGTGTAAGGAGAAAACATCCCGACAGGAGAGGGTGTGTAAGGAAGGTGGGATAGAAGATTGCACGCAGCCCTGCTCACCTAGCAAGCTTTGGCAGGTAGGGGAAGCACCTGAAAAGCTTGAAGAGACCACCCAGACATAGAGAAGGGAGATACGGACCCTGggcccaggaggagaggaaggtgggAAAAGACCACCCTTCAGTGGGGTGAAGAGGAGGACACCCTTAGACTGGGTTGGAAGAGACCACCACAGTGAGGTGGAGACTGGAAGAGACCCTTCAGGCAAGACCTAGAAGTAGCCTAGGAGGGTAGCAAGAGACCATCGGTGGGAGGTCTAGGGAGTGACCATGGGGAAATCTGGAAGAGACCACTTTAGATAGAGAGGGTTATGGGTGTTgcagggtggggggtgagggtggCATCCCAGAGTTTGTTGGAAGGGACTTCCAAGATGCAGGGACGACAAAAGTCGGGAAGGCTGGAAGAGACCATTTCACACAGGCATGGGGGCAGCCATAGGAAGCCTGAAAAAGACCGCGGGGCACTGGACCCTTCGAGGATGGCAGTGGGGTGCggtggggcggggcggaaggGACCACGACAGGCAGGCACGTGGTTTTGGCCATGGGGAGCTGCAAGAGACCATCAAAGGCTTACTGGGGGCTATGGCaacagcgggggggggggggaggggaaggtaTCGAAGAATCCACTCCAGACCGTACCCCAGGGAGATAAGGGAGCGTGGTTGAGGGGTTGGAAGAGACCACCCTAGACAGTCGCAGGGTGGGGGAGGTATAGGGTTGGGAGAGACCCTGAGGCCAGGGTGGAAGCCAGGGTGGGGCCAGCCAGCGCCACCGAGCCCTTCCCTCCTGTCCCCCATCCTGCAGAGGGCCGCCACTCAGTGAACACCTACAAGGGCTGCATGAAGTTCAGCGACTGCTATTCAGGCTTCGTATCAACCACCATGGGCTCCCAGGACTACATGGTGTCCTACACGTACTGCTGCCAGAGCGAAGGCTGCAACCAAGGTTCCGTGCCCCGTAAGTGCCAGCTCAGCCCGGCATGGGGAGTCCCTTCCAGCCCGCCCCAAGAGCCCACTGTGTGCGCTGTCACTTGCCACTGACCCATGCTGTAACACTGGGCAAGCA comes from Equus asinus isolate D_3611 breed Donkey chromosome 26, EquAss-T2T_v2, whole genome shotgun sequence and encodes:
- the PINLYP gene encoding phospholipase A2 inhibitor and Ly6/PLAUR domain-containing protein isoform X2 — protein: MKPSTFLLASALLCTLLGLGCPLSCEMCRGSGPTCSGKIKTCEAGKDACVIVVGESSTKGRHSVNTYKGCMKFSDCYSGFVSTTMGSQDYMVSYTYCCQSEGCNQGSVPPPQNNRTENGLQCPACVVPFQETCPGTQAARCVGQETHCVYFAGNVQAGIINTKFATRGCATESACYAKEGAEVPSASYLYFLRRADCLPAPLPPGRAE